A section of the Pseudomonas prosekii genome encodes:
- a CDS encoding ABC transporter permease subunit, producing MPNGRQLVIGVPFIWLFLFFMLPFFIVLKISFAEADVAIPPYTEIYTFAEQKLQLLLNLGNYAMLGDDELYIAAYLGSLKMALISTVLCLLIGYPMAYAIATARKELQTVLVLLIMMPTWTAILIRVYAWMGILSNNGLLNGFLMTMGWIDEPLQILNTNLAVYIGVVYSYLPFMILPLYANLVKHDNSLLEAASDLGSSTFNSFWKITIPLSKNGIVAGCMLVFIPVVGEFVIPELLGGPETLMIGKVLWQEFFNNRDWPVASALAVVMLAILIVPIILFNRSQAKEMEGKE from the coding sequence ATCCCCAATGGCCGCCAACTGGTCATCGGGGTTCCGTTCATCTGGTTGTTTCTGTTCTTCATGTTGCCGTTCTTCATTGTCTTGAAGATCAGCTTCGCCGAAGCCGACGTGGCCATCCCGCCCTACACCGAGATCTACACCTTTGCCGAGCAGAAGCTGCAACTGCTGCTGAACCTCGGCAACTACGCGATGCTCGGCGACGACGAGCTGTACATCGCCGCGTACCTCGGCTCGCTGAAGATGGCGCTGATCAGCACCGTCCTGTGTTTGCTGATCGGCTACCCGATGGCCTACGCCATCGCCACCGCGCGCAAAGAGCTGCAAACGGTGCTGGTGTTGCTGATCATGATGCCGACCTGGACCGCGATCCTGATCCGCGTGTATGCGTGGATGGGCATCCTCAGCAACAACGGTTTGCTCAACGGTTTCCTGATGACCATGGGCTGGATCGACGAACCGCTGCAGATCCTCAATACCAACTTGGCGGTCTACATCGGCGTCGTTTATTCCTATCTGCCGTTCATGATCCTGCCGCTCTACGCCAACCTGGTGAAACACGACAACAGCCTGCTGGAAGCCGCGTCGGACCTTGGTTCGAGCACGTTCAACAGCTTCTGGAAAATCACTATTCCGCTGTCGAAAAACGGCATTGTCGCCGGGTGCATGCTGGTCTTCATTCCGGTGGTCGGCGAGTTCGTGATTCCGGAACTGCTCGGCGGTCCGGAAACCTTGATGATCGGTAAAGTGCTCTGGCAAGAATTCTTCAACAACCGTGACTGGCCGGTGGCGTCTGCCCTGGCGGTGGTGATGCTGGCGATCCTGATCGTGCCGATCATCCTGTTCAACCGCAGTCAGGCCAAGGAAATGGAGGGTAAAGAATGA
- a CDS encoding ABC transporter permease subunit, which yields MKRFRFSSFMLIVGLLFIYAPMLILVIYSFNASKLVTVWGGWSIKWYVGLLDNTQLMGSVLRSLEIACYTAIAAVALGTLAAFVLTRITHFKGRTLFGGLVTAPLVMPEVITGLSLLLLFVAMAQMIGWPQERGIVTIWIAHTTFCAAYVAVVVSARLRELDLSIEEAAMDLGARPWKVFLLITIPMIAPSLAAGGMMSFALSLDDLVLASFVSGPGSTTLPMEVFSAVRLGVKPEINAVASLILLAVSIVTFLVWFFSRRAEENRKRAIQQAIEESAADSWKQPDVRRPQAPQAA from the coding sequence ATGAAGCGCTTCCGTTTCTCGAGTTTCATGCTGATCGTCGGTTTGCTGTTCATCTACGCGCCGATGCTGATCCTGGTGATCTACTCGTTCAACGCCTCGAAACTGGTGACGGTGTGGGGCGGCTGGTCGATCAAGTGGTACGTCGGTTTGCTCGACAACACGCAACTGATGGGCTCGGTACTGCGCTCGCTGGAAATCGCTTGCTACACCGCGATTGCAGCAGTGGCGCTGGGCACGCTGGCGGCGTTTGTGCTGACGCGCATCACCCACTTCAAGGGCCGCACGCTGTTTGGCGGGCTGGTGACGGCGCCGCTGGTGATGCCCGAAGTGATCACCGGTCTGTCGCTGTTGCTGCTGTTTGTGGCGATGGCGCAGATGATCGGCTGGCCGCAGGAACGCGGCATCGTCACCATCTGGATCGCTCACACGACGTTCTGTGCGGCGTATGTGGCGGTGGTGGTGTCGGCGCGCTTGCGTGAGCTGGACCTGTCGATCGAAGAAGCGGCGATGGACCTCGGCGCGCGGCCGTGGAAGGTGTTCCTGCTGATCACCATTCCAATGATCGCGCCGTCGCTGGCGGCGGGCGGGATGATGTCGTTCGCGCTGTCGCTGGATGACCTGGTGCTGGCGAGTTTTGTCTCGGGGCCGGGTTCGACGACCTTGCCGATGGAAGTGTTCTCGGCGGTGCGTCTGGGCGTGAAGCCTGAGATCAACGCGGTGGCGAGTCTGATTCTGCTGGCGGTGTCGATCGTGACCTTCCTGGTCTGGTTCTTCAGCCGCCGCGCCGAAGAAAACCGCAAACGCGCGATCCAGCAAGCCATCGAAGAAAGCGCCGCCGATTCGTGGAAGCAACCGGACGTACGCCGTCCGCAAGCGCCGCAAGCGGCCTGA
- a CDS encoding HD domain-containing protein yields MSSIIAGIKIPDSALAKATTEYIRDVESDLLYHHSRRVFLFGALSGERKQLAYNPELLYVGAMFHDLGLVEGQRSDDERFEVDSANAAKAFLKPYGLSDDDIEQVWLSIALHTTPGVPQHLRPNVALVTAGVEMDVLGIDYAAFPSEQREAVVHAHPRGDGFKECILCAFANGFKHKPDTTFGTVNADVLVDSEPGFKPMNFVEIIRKSPWVS; encoded by the coding sequence ATGAGCAGCATCATCGCCGGCATCAAAATCCCCGACAGCGCGTTGGCCAAAGCCACCACCGAATACATCCGCGACGTCGAATCCGATCTGCTTTACCACCACTCGCGCCGGGTGTTCCTGTTTGGCGCGTTGAGCGGTGAACGCAAACAACTGGCCTACAACCCCGAGCTGCTTTACGTCGGCGCGATGTTCCATGACTTGGGGCTGGTTGAAGGTCAGCGCAGCGATGACGAGCGGTTCGAAGTCGACAGTGCCAACGCTGCCAAAGCGTTCCTCAAACCGTATGGTTTGAGCGATGACGACATCGAGCAAGTCTGGCTGTCGATTGCCCTGCACACCACTCCGGGCGTGCCGCAGCATTTACGGCCGAACGTGGCGCTGGTGACGGCGGGGGTCGAGATGGACGTGCTCGGCATCGATTACGCGGCGTTCCCGAGCGAGCAGCGTGAAGCGGTGGTGCACGCTCACCCGCGCGGCGACGGGTTCAAGGAATGCATCCTGTGTGCCTTCGCCAACGGCTTCAAGCACAAACCCGACACCACGTTTGGCACGGTCAACGCGGATGTGCTGGTGGACAGCGAGCCGGGATTCAAACCGATGAACTTCGTCGAGATCATCCGCAAATCCCCTTGGGTGTCCTGA
- a CDS encoding GlxA family transcriptional regulator, producing the protein MQKTVAIVVFSGVQALDVTGAMDVFSEANRFLAPHDHYRLEVIGIERGMMPCSNGLSLNAHRHFSAALDAYDLLLVAGGPQLPFMNFGATFDAWLRDACARARRFGSICNGAFILARAGLLDGRTVTTHWDDAPALAALFPGTQVEADRLYVQDGELYTSAGVTAGIDLSLYLLARDHGPEVALSVAKRLVVFTQRSGGQSQFSPFLTPHAEPTSAVALVQLYVLANLTGDLALADLANAANMSARNFSRVFAKEAKVTPAEFVERARVDAARVLLESTRSPLKTVAYQCGFRDAQHMRSVFNRRLGVTPQQFRRNFTAMV; encoded by the coding sequence ATGCAAAAAACCGTCGCCATCGTGGTGTTTTCCGGGGTTCAGGCGCTGGACGTCACCGGGGCCATGGATGTGTTTTCCGAGGCCAATCGTTTTCTTGCGCCGCACGATCACTATCGGCTCGAAGTCATTGGCATCGAGCGCGGGATGATGCCGTGCTCGAACGGTTTGTCGCTCAACGCGCATCGGCATTTCAGCGCCGCACTCGACGCTTACGACTTGCTACTGGTGGCGGGCGGGCCGCAGTTGCCGTTCATGAATTTTGGCGCGACGTTTGATGCCTGGCTGCGCGATGCCTGCGCGCGGGCGCGGCGCTTTGGCTCGATCTGCAACGGCGCGTTCATTCTCGCGCGTGCGGGTTTGCTCGACGGGCGCACCGTGACCACGCATTGGGACGACGCGCCAGCGCTGGCGGCGTTGTTTCCGGGCACGCAGGTCGAGGCCGATCGTTTGTACGTGCAGGATGGCGAGCTCTACACCTCGGCCGGGGTCACGGCGGGGATCGATTTGTCGCTGTATCTGCTAGCGCGCGATCACGGCCCGGAAGTCGCGCTCAGCGTCGCCAAGCGGCTGGTGGTGTTCACCCAGCGCTCGGGCGGGCAATCGCAGTTCAGCCCGTTCCTCACGCCGCACGCCGAACCGACCTCGGCGGTGGCGTTGGTGCAGCTCTACGTGTTGGCCAATCTGACTGGCGATCTGGCGCTCGCCGATCTGGCCAACGCCGCCAACATGAGCGCGCGCAATTTTTCCCGGGTGTTTGCCAAGGAAGCCAAAGTGACGCCGGCGGAGTTTGTCGAGCGGGCCCGTGTGGATGCGGCGCGGGTGCTGCTGGAAAGCACGCGTTCGCCGTTGAAAACCGTGGCCTATCAATGCGGCTTTCGCGACGCCCAGCACATGCGCAGCGTGTTCAACCGCCGACTGGGCGTG